A window from Thermococcus sp. encodes these proteins:
- a CDS encoding DUF371 domain-containing protein — translation MLREIIRCRGHENVRATHRSTLEFTKEDYLTPRGDCILCIEADKGLNDLSYEFKRALKAGKRLLIRIRVGDLTDEVLSEGSPDLILDHDFSMVVRKSNYIDARTLSVRANKAARDIDRKIVELLKSPERTAEIELIILD, via the coding sequence ATGCTGAGGGAGATAATCCGCTGCAGGGGTCACGAGAACGTCAGGGCAACACACAGATCAACGCTGGAGTTCACGAAGGAGGACTATCTCACGCCCCGTGGTGACTGCATACTCTGCATTGAGGCCGACAAGGGGTTAAATGACCTCAGCTATGAGTTTAAACGTGCCCTTAAGGCTGGAAAGAGGCTCTTGATCCGCATCAGAGTGGGCGACCTCACTGACGAGGTTCTCTCTGAGGGAAGCCCAGACCTGATCCTCGACCACGATTTTTCGATGGTGGTGAGAAAGAGCAACTACATCGATGCCAGAACTCTCTCCGTAAGGGCTAACAAGGCGGCTAGGGATATAGACAGGAAAATAGTGGAGCTCCTGAAGAGCCCCGAGAGGACAGCGGAGATTGAACTGATAATTTTGGATTAG
- a CDS encoding glycogen debranching N-terminal domain-containing protein: MRTILAGNGAFVLSDERGDMPSHYDGFYFLDTRFVRKARLEVSPEPGFIGASSTFTRAVSHFSLGERGILVRLRTLDGVYEEKFSFYNTSEKPLGVNVRYTYEAPLEDIFQVRGFMGLKRGEAIAPVSGTHLKESPAGRRSLTVETNMEREGSLLRAELEVPPLGKAVLYVRFIPKIEGRVSEILAEKRETIKNVAFTGLPAIDGIFERAVENINALTLFTRFGPVPLAGIPYFACPFGRDAIITSLFLLPYYPEYAAGTLRLFGRLQGKKTDPKNEEEPGKIPHEFRLGQLAQSGRVPFAPYYGTVDATPLYVALAGEYLRWTKDRRLIEELKPNLTAAVEWILGKLDDGYITYVPGILGNKGWKDSRDAIVDEEGKLPKPPIALVEVQGYAHWALKLAGELGLTGLDEGALIREAEQLRKRFNRDFWLGSYYALALDGDGRPLRVVSSNMGHLLLTGIADHERELAERLFQPDMLSRYGIRTLSAREKAYNPFSYHRGSVWPHDNALIALGLARVGRADLAKELTDRILAAAKLMPEKELPELYSGLDELVPVPRANSPQVWSAASVFAFVTASLGMEAGDGLTIQPAEGINIVLRGLSFGGRRYLVVANGGVSVEPL, from the coding sequence ATGAGAACCATCCTAGCCGGCAACGGGGCCTTCGTCCTGAGCGACGAGAGGGGAGACATGCCCTCCCACTACGACGGCTTTTATTTTCTTGACACCAGATTCGTCAGAAAGGCCAGGCTTGAAGTTTCTCCGGAGCCAGGCTTCATCGGGGCATCGTCTACCTTTACCCGGGCGGTTTCACACTTCTCCCTCGGCGAACGGGGAATCCTTGTGAGGCTGAGAACCCTTGACGGGGTTTACGAGGAGAAGTTCTCCTTTTACAATACATCCGAAAAACCGCTCGGTGTCAATGTCAGATACACCTACGAGGCTCCCCTTGAGGACATATTCCAGGTCAGGGGCTTCATGGGACTGAAGAGGGGGGAGGCGATAGCCCCAGTCAGCGGAACCCACCTGAAGGAAAGCCCCGCCGGAAGAAGGAGCCTCACCGTCGAGACCAACATGGAGAGGGAGGGAAGTCTCTTAAGGGCGGAACTTGAGGTACCTCCCCTCGGGAAGGCGGTCCTCTACGTCCGCTTCATCCCCAAAATCGAGGGCAGGGTCTCGGAGATACTCGCAGAGAAAAGGGAAACGATAAAAAACGTCGCCTTCACAGGCTTACCCGCCATCGACGGGATATTCGAGAGGGCGGTTGAGAACATAAACGCCCTGACGCTGTTCACGCGCTTCGGGCCGGTTCCACTTGCAGGGATTCCATACTTCGCCTGTCCCTTCGGGAGGGACGCTATAATAACCTCGCTCTTTCTCCTGCCGTACTACCCGGAATACGCCGCCGGCACGCTGAGGCTCTTCGGGAGACTCCAGGGGAAGAAAACCGACCCGAAGAATGAGGAGGAGCCGGGGAAGATACCGCATGAGTTCCGCCTTGGTCAGCTCGCCCAGTCTGGGAGGGTTCCCTTCGCGCCCTACTACGGCACGGTCGATGCCACCCCACTCTACGTGGCGCTGGCGGGCGAGTACCTGCGCTGGACCAAGGATAGGAGGCTGATAGAGGAACTGAAGCCGAACCTGACCGCTGCCGTCGAGTGGATACTCGGAAAGCTCGATGATGGTTACATAACCTACGTCCCGGGGATACTCGGCAACAAGGGGTGGAAGGATTCTAGGGATGCCATAGTTGATGAGGAGGGGAAGCTTCCAAAGCCGCCGATAGCGCTTGTCGAGGTGCAGGGCTACGCCCACTGGGCGCTCAAGCTCGCAGGGGAGCTTGGGCTGACCGGCCTTGATGAAGGGGCCCTAATCAGGGAGGCAGAACAGCTCAGGAAAAGGTTCAACCGCGACTTCTGGCTCGGTTCTTACTACGCCCTCGCGCTGGACGGGGATGGAAGGCCACTCAGAGTCGTCTCCTCGAACATGGGGCACCTGCTCCTGACGGGTATAGCCGATCACGAGAGGGAACTAGCGGAGAGGCTTTTCCAGCCAGACATGCTCTCCCGGTACGGGATAAGAACCCTCAGTGCCAGAGAGAAAGCCTACAACCCCTTCAGCTACCACCGCGGAAGCGTATGGCCGCACGACAACGCGCTGATAGCCCTCGGTCTCGCGAGGGTTGGAAGGGCCGACCTTGCAAAGGAGCTCACGGACAGAATACTCGCAGCAGCGAAGCTCATGCCCGAGAAAGAACTTCCTGAGCTGTACAGCGGACTGGACGAACTCGTCCCGGTGCCTAGGGCTAACTCCCCCCAGGTCTGGAGCGCGGCGAGCGTTTTCGCCTTCGTCACAGCCTCACTGGGAATGGAGGCGGGGGATGGGCTTACTATCCAGCCGGCAGAGGGAATAAACATCGTCCTGAGAGGCCTTTCATTTGGAGGGAGGAGATACCTCGTAGTGGCCAATGGGGGTGTTAGCGTTGAACCCCTATGA
- a CDS encoding 30S ribosomal protein S17e, translated as MGNIKQTFIKRTARELFDRYPNEFSKDFEYNKKKVEELTNVTSKTIRNRIAGYITKLIGMKEEGKML; from the coding sequence ATGGGGAACATCAAGCAGACTTTCATTAAGCGAACCGCGAGGGAGCTGTTTGACCGCTATCCCAACGAGTTCAGCAAGGACTTTGAGTACAACAAGAAGAAGGTCGAGGAACTCACAAACGTCACCAGCAAGACGATAAGGAACAGGATAGCAGGTTACATAACCAAGCTCATCGGGATGAAGGAAGAGGGCAAGATGCTCTAA
- a CDS encoding glycoside hydrolase family 130 protein has translation MNPYEFRFEKLPKPVLFPSDEGFDSKNVYNPAVVKRRGKVVMLYRAEAKGDKTTGRIGLALSEDGVNFIRHPEPVMEPEYSWESLGVEDPRVVRIGETYYMTYTGYDGKTARLCIATSKNLLNWKKHGVVFEEFPFPKNGKLNWTKSGAILPEKMKSGPFKGHYIMYFGDSNVWLAYSKNLIHWEYEREPVLMPRGHLVEPGPPPIRTGDGILLIHSEAFHEGEKLVYHTHAALFDLEDPRKLIWRTEKPILRPTFDWELHGWVDNVVFAEAMIEHGGKYYLYYGGADRHVGLAIED, from the coding sequence TTGAACCCCTATGAGTTCAGGTTTGAAAAGCTCCCAAAACCCGTGCTTTTTCCTTCAGATGAAGGATTCGACTCAAAGAACGTCTACAACCCCGCGGTGGTCAAAAGGAGAGGAAAGGTGGTCATGCTCTACCGTGCGGAGGCCAAAGGTGACAAGACAACCGGAAGGATCGGCCTGGCACTGAGTGAGGACGGAGTCAACTTCATCAGGCACCCCGAGCCGGTCATGGAGCCGGAATACAGCTGGGAGAGCCTCGGCGTTGAGGATCCACGCGTTGTGAGAATTGGAGAGACCTACTACATGACCTACACCGGCTACGATGGAAAGACGGCACGGCTCTGCATCGCCACCTCGAAGAATCTGCTGAACTGGAAGAAACATGGCGTGGTTTTTGAAGAGTTTCCTTTCCCCAAGAACGGAAAGCTCAACTGGACAAAGAGTGGGGCTATTCTGCCGGAGAAAATGAAGTCTGGGCCGTTTAAGGGACACTACATCATGTACTTCGGCGACTCAAACGTCTGGCTCGCCTACTCAAAGAACCTCATTCACTGGGAGTATGAGAGGGAACCCGTTCTGATGCCTAGGGGTCATCTCGTTGAGCCCGGACCCCCTCCAATCCGCACAGGGGACGGAATACTCCTGATACACAGCGAAGCCTTCCACGAGGGTGAAAAGCTCGTTTATCACACGCACGCGGCTCTCTTTGATCTGGAAGACCCAAGAAAGCTCATATGGAGGACAGAGAAGCCCATCCTCAGGCCGACCTTCGACTGGGAGCTGCACGGGTGGGTTGACAACGTGGTGTTCGCGGAGGCAATGATAGAGCACGGGGGCAAATACTACCTCTACTACGGGGGAGCAGACAGGCACGTTGGTCTGGCGATTGAGGACTGA
- a CDS encoding ABC transporter ATP-binding protein → MAEVRLVNVWKRFGDFTAVKDMNLHVKDGEFMILLGPSGCGKTTTLRMISGLEEPTKGQIYIGDKLVADPEKGVFIPPKDRDIAMVFQSYALYPHMTVYDNIAFPLKLRKVPKQEIDQRVREVAEMLGLTELLKRKPRELSGGQRQRVALGRAIVRKPQVFLMDEPLSNLDAKLRVKMRAELKRLQKQLGVTTIYVTHDQVEAMTMGDRIAVINAGVLQQVGTPEEVYDRPANTFVAGFIGSPPMNFIDATVTEDGFADFGEFKLKLLPDQVEVLEDRNLIGKEAIFGIRPEDLYDAMFAQVKIPGENMIRAMVDIIENLGSEKIVHLRVGDVTFLGSFRSESKVQEGQEIDVVFDMRKAHVFEKRSGKAVF, encoded by the coding sequence ATGGCGGAGGTAAGGCTTGTAAACGTGTGGAAGCGGTTCGGGGACTTCACGGCCGTCAAGGACATGAACCTCCACGTTAAGGATGGGGAGTTCATGATCCTCCTAGGTCCGAGTGGCTGCGGAAAAACGACCACACTCAGGATGATATCCGGGCTGGAAGAACCCACGAAAGGCCAAATCTACATTGGAGACAAACTCGTCGCAGACCCGGAAAAAGGAGTATTCATCCCGCCAAAGGACAGGGACATTGCAATGGTCTTCCAAAGCTACGCTCTATACCCCCACATGACGGTTTACGACAACATCGCCTTTCCGCTTAAACTCAGAAAAGTCCCCAAGCAGGAAATCGACCAGCGCGTGAGGGAAGTCGCCGAAATGCTTGGACTAACGGAGTTACTCAAAAGAAAACCCAGAGAACTAAGCGGCGGCCAGAGGCAAAGAGTCGCTCTAGGCAGGGCAATCGTGAGAAAACCCCAGGTTTTCCTCATGGACGAGCCACTCAGCAACCTGGACGCGAAACTAAGGGTGAAAATGCGCGCCGAACTGAAGAGGCTCCAGAAGCAGCTGGGAGTCACGACGATATACGTCACCCACGACCAGGTCGAGGCAATGACCATGGGCGACAGGATTGCAGTCATAAACGCCGGCGTTTTACAGCAGGTTGGAACTCCAGAGGAAGTCTACGACAGGCCGGCCAACACTTTTGTTGCAGGCTTCATCGGAAGTCCTCCGATGAACTTCATTGACGCGACGGTAACCGAGGACGGCTTTGCCGACTTTGGAGAGTTCAAGCTCAAACTCCTCCCAGACCAGGTTGAAGTGCTCGAAGATAGGAACCTGATCGGGAAGGAGGCAATATTCGGCATAAGGCCAGAAGACCTCTACGATGCAATGTTCGCTCAAGTCAAGATTCCTGGAGAGAACATGATTAGAGCAATGGTTGATATCATTGAGAACCTGGGAAGCGAGAAGATAGTGCACTTGCGCGTTGGTGACGTGACGTTCTTAGGGTCATTCCGCTCAGAATCCAAAGTCCAGGAAGGGCAAGAAATAGACGTCGTCTTCGACATGCGCAAGGCCCACGTCTTTGAGAAGAGAAGCGGAAAGGCAGTATTTTAG
- a CDS encoding TrmB family transcriptional regulator has translation MEISEKAIAMLTRIGFTKYEVMIYWTLLVYGPSTAKEISERSGVPYNRVYDTIASLKARGFVNEVEGSPKVYVAYSPKIAFLRFKRDIDGIKEELEKELQRVNVKTEERPGIWRTKDLNIAVEMVKESIDSSSYEAILVAPEKFLEKIEDNIKTALKRGTTISLYTEEQIDLSDFAKLGNLYVRKFHKLNHFIGMFDGREVIDIQNIGFRPRNPPSFKATYPEIIFSQYSFIREAFKESSLILEGIKNRDDLRFFANFHAVDIIRRHLNDGVIYAKVLGRNLVMGEMEELEGRVVGYTVALDEGIDSFDLETERGIVKIGGMFAVLEDYETTMIRLTIV, from the coding sequence ATGGAGATCAGCGAGAAGGCCATAGCCATGCTGACCAGAATCGGCTTCACGAAGTACGAGGTCATGATATACTGGACGCTCCTCGTCTACGGACCGAGCACGGCGAAGGAGATATCCGAGAGGAGTGGCGTGCCCTACAACAGGGTCTATGACACCATAGCATCACTGAAGGCGAGGGGCTTCGTCAACGAGGTTGAGGGCTCCCCGAAGGTGTACGTCGCATATTCCCCGAAGATAGCGTTTCTGAGGTTCAAGAGAGACATAGATGGAATCAAGGAAGAGCTTGAGAAGGAGCTCCAGAGGGTCAATGTAAAGACCGAAGAGAGACCCGGAATCTGGCGCACAAAAGACCTCAACATAGCCGTCGAGATGGTGAAGGAGTCCATAGACTCCAGTTCCTATGAGGCCATACTGGTGGCCCCGGAAAAGTTTCTGGAGAAAATAGAGGACAACATAAAGACCGCCCTCAAGAGGGGAACCACAATCTCCCTCTACACCGAAGAGCAGATAGACCTCTCCGATTTTGCCAAGCTCGGCAACCTCTACGTGAGGAAGTTCCACAAGCTGAACCACTTCATAGGGATGTTTGACGGCAGAGAGGTCATAGACATCCAGAACATCGGCTTCCGGCCGAGGAACCCACCCAGCTTCAAGGCGACATATCCCGAAATAATATTCTCCCAGTACAGTTTCATCAGGGAGGCATTCAAGGAGTCCAGCCTCATACTGGAGGGGATAAAAAACAGGGACGACCTGCGGTTCTTTGCGAACTTCCACGCCGTGGACATCATAAGGCGGCACCTCAACGACGGCGTCATTTATGCCAAAGTCCTTGGGAGGAACCTCGTCATGGGTGAGATGGAGGAACTTGAAGGTCGCGTTGTTGGCTACACAGTGGCGCTTGATGAGGGAATAGACAGCTTCGACCTGGAGACGGAAAGGGGGATAGTAAAGATCGGGGGAATGTTTGCGGTTTTGGAGGATTATGAAACGACCATGATTCGACTGACCATAGTTTGA
- a CDS encoding ArsR family transcriptional regulator, translated as MESNKNMGRLLDILGNETRRRILILLTRRPYFVSELSQELGVGQKAVLEHLRILEGAGLIEGRIEKIPRGRPRKYYTIKRGFRLEVMLTPYLFGTEMYEPRKPRSTEEYLQARELIKSTGPVEEKMRELLEFLGEIQDRINELIRTKQELEEVRLLTETYIENLMRRMAREDEPEFERLLREFASLMPKKVLDDLDDL; from the coding sequence GTGGAATCAAATAAGAATATGGGGAGACTGCTGGACATACTCGGAAACGAGACGAGGAGGAGGATACTCATACTGCTCACCAGGCGGCCTTACTTCGTGAGCGAGCTCAGCCAAGAGCTTGGTGTGGGTCAGAAGGCCGTCTTGGAGCACCTTAGGATACTTGAGGGGGCAGGTCTCATCGAGGGCAGGATCGAGAAAATACCCCGGGGAAGGCCTAGGAAGTACTACACGATAAAGCGAGGCTTCCGTCTTGAGGTAATGCTGACCCCGTATCTCTTCGGAACCGAGATGTACGAGCCCCGGAAGCCCAGGTCGACCGAGGAGTACCTGCAGGCGCGGGAGCTAATAAAGTCCACCGGCCCAGTGGAGGAGAAGATGAGAGAGCTTCTTGAGTTCCTCGGTGAGATTCAGGACAGGATAAACGAACTGATAAGAACCAAGCAGGAGCTCGAGGAGGTTCGCCTCCTAACGGAGACCTACATCGAGAACCTGATGCGCAGGATGGCCAGGGAAGACGAGCCGGAATTCGAACGCCTGCTCAGGGAATTCGCCTCTTTGATGCCTAAGAAGGTCTTAGATGATCTTGATGACCTTTAG
- a CDS encoding fucose isomerase: MIAVITFTDPRPTALSIERERALMEKHSALIGELRRAGFEVLDVNERLGKYGALKAGKNFGVDSMDESFRAAEIVGGSSASGIIAGLWHWTESNLVTALVRETKRPILLYADDDPAWAGTTCVTSVGASLWESAVNEYALNHVRLKGDVEKVKAWARAVEAVSKLSKKSLLLWGAPYTLGMEHLMDDLPRLKRIVGDFITLDQYVLVRKAEEMLSDERLRVRVEEFYDWLTEKMEVKFDDLMLTPEVLRRQIALYLAAKESWKEQSNVSAVSVKCQPELSEVYGVTACLIPALFPFSLDAEGEKEVVPATCEGDVKGTISSALLFYLSGKPPLFGDIKYVDDKVVMIANCGAASLYYARLSENPEENLKATTVQGQCQGANGGALTYRTPPAEFTVARLIRRGRDYYLLYFLAEGLEITGEMESKLKWGKQWPHTAIRNPLDKEGFISAMGANHLSLVPGDYTEELRFTARLWEVKAIDLGDAGEVKSFLEG; encoded by the coding sequence ATGATAGCCGTTATTACCTTCACCGACCCCCGGCCAACGGCCCTCTCGATCGAGCGCGAGAGGGCGTTGATGGAGAAGCACTCCGCCCTCATCGGGGAGCTGAGGAGAGCAGGCTTTGAAGTCCTCGACGTGAACGAGAGGCTTGGAAAATACGGGGCTTTAAAGGCCGGTAAGAACTTCGGGGTAGATTCGATGGATGAGAGCTTCAGGGCCGCCGAGATAGTCGGGGGGAGCTCCGCCTCCGGAATCATAGCGGGCCTGTGGCACTGGACGGAGAGCAACCTCGTTACGGCACTCGTTAGGGAGACCAAGAGGCCAATACTGCTCTACGCCGACGATGATCCTGCGTGGGCCGGGACTACATGCGTCACATCCGTTGGTGCCTCGCTCTGGGAGAGCGCTGTGAACGAGTACGCCCTCAACCACGTCCGCCTCAAAGGAGACGTTGAAAAGGTAAAGGCCTGGGCAAGGGCCGTTGAAGCCGTCTCAAAGCTGTCCAAGAAGTCCCTCCTCCTCTGGGGAGCCCCGTACACCCTCGGAATGGAGCACCTCATGGACGACCTGCCGAGGCTTAAGAGAATCGTCGGCGACTTCATAACCCTTGACCAGTACGTCCTGGTGAGGAAGGCAGAGGAGATGCTCTCGGACGAAAGATTGAGGGTCCGCGTGGAGGAGTTCTACGACTGGCTGACCGAGAAAATGGAAGTCAAGTTCGACGACCTCATGCTGACGCCTGAGGTGTTGAGGAGACAGATAGCGCTCTACCTCGCCGCAAAGGAGAGCTGGAAAGAGCAGAGTAACGTCTCGGCCGTCTCGGTAAAGTGTCAGCCGGAGCTGAGCGAGGTCTACGGCGTTACGGCCTGTCTGATTCCCGCACTCTTTCCGTTCAGCCTCGATGCAGAGGGCGAGAAGGAGGTAGTCCCGGCGACGTGCGAGGGCGACGTCAAGGGCACGATAAGCTCGGCGCTCCTCTTCTATCTGAGCGGAAAGCCCCCGCTCTTCGGAGATATAAAGTACGTGGACGACAAGGTCGTCATGATAGCCAACTGCGGCGCGGCTTCGCTCTACTACGCAAGGCTGAGCGAGAACCCGGAGGAGAACCTCAAGGCAACAACCGTCCAGGGACAGTGCCAGGGGGCGAACGGCGGGGCGCTAACCTACAGAACCCCTCCGGCGGAGTTCACCGTGGCGAGGCTCATACGTCGCGGGAGAGATTACTACCTCCTCTACTTCCTCGCGGAGGGCCTTGAGATAACGGGGGAAATGGAATCAAAGCTCAAATGGGGCAAGCAGTGGCCGCATACGGCCATAAGGAACCCGCTCGACAAGGAGGGCTTTATCTCCGCCATGGGGGCCAACCATCTCTCGCTGGTCCCCGGCGACTACACCGAGGAGCTCCGCTTTACCGCGAGACTATGGGAGGTAAAGGCGATAGACCTTGGCGATGCAGGTGAGGTAAAGTCCTTCCTTGAGGGGTAG